The Pirellulimonas nuda genome includes a region encoding these proteins:
- a CDS encoding glycerophosphodiester phosphodiesterase family protein — translation MQQNEITKRFARSALTAATLLSVTPIVMGAELADRPLVLAHRGASGYLPEHTLAGVAMAHALGADYIEQDVVLTRDGQAIVLHDLTLDSTTDVSEVFPSRVNAQGHWPAAEFTLAEVRRLRVNSRRSAAGGPATHPGRFPMAQALPLRVPTLDEEMVLIDGLNRSTGRRVGLIVEIKGPAEHADRGLDVSRETLRVLDKHGYRRPEDAAIVQCFDTQELRRVRGELGCGLRLCQLLGGDQPPDAAALADIASYAQSIGPAYGLVLDETGRTTGLAEGAHRAGLLVFPYTVRRDALPPHSADATALIRRLVDAGADGYFTDFPDDRLARRGTQKNAAQQE, via the coding sequence ATGCAACAGAACGAAATCACCAAGCGCTTTGCACGTTCCGCGCTCACCGCTGCAACGCTGCTGTCGGTCACCCCCATTGTCATGGGGGCCGAACTGGCAGATCGGCCGCTGGTGCTCGCCCATCGCGGCGCCTCGGGCTACTTGCCCGAGCACACGCTCGCGGGCGTCGCCATGGCCCACGCGTTGGGCGCCGATTACATCGAGCAAGACGTCGTGCTCACGCGCGACGGTCAGGCCATCGTCCTGCACGACCTGACGCTCGACTCGACGACCGACGTCTCCGAAGTCTTCCCGTCACGGGTCAACGCCCAGGGGCATTGGCCGGCGGCCGAGTTCACGCTCGCGGAGGTGCGGCGGCTGCGGGTCAACTCGCGCCGATCCGCGGCCGGGGGGCCAGCGACGCACCCGGGACGATTCCCCATGGCGCAGGCCCTCCCGCTACGGGTTCCCACGCTCGACGAAGAGATGGTGCTGATCGATGGTTTGAACCGATCAACGGGGCGTCGGGTTGGGTTGATCGTCGAGATCAAAGGCCCGGCGGAGCACGCCGATCGCGGGCTCGACGTCAGTCGTGAGACGCTGCGTGTGCTGGACAAGCACGGCTATCGACGGCCCGAGGACGCCGCGATCGTCCAATGCTTTGACACCCAGGAGCTACGCCGCGTACGGGGCGAGCTTGGCTGCGGGCTCCGTCTCTGCCAACTGCTGGGGGGCGATCAGCCGCCCGACGCCGCGGCGCTCGCGGACATTGCGAGCTACGCCCAATCGATCGGCCCCGCCTACGGCTTGGTGCTGGACGAAACGGGACGTACAACTGGGCTCGCCGAGGGGGCGCACCGTGCAGGCCTGCTGGTGTTTCCGTACACGGTCAGGCGCGACGCACTGCCGCCGCACTCGGCCGACGCCACGGCTCTGATCCGTCGCCTCGTCGACGCTGGGGCGGACGGGTATTTCACCGATTTTCCGGACGATCGCCTCGCCCGCCGCGGGACACAGAAGAACGCGGCGCAGCAAGAGTAG
- a CDS encoding nuclear transport factor 2 family protein, translating into MQSAEGTDSAAPSEPLTVALRCPDCNAPGVVEWRKLQHGLKCHGCGCEFMIAKGGDVISLREQPQTRYTCPRCCRSGSIAAILAVNKPCCPSCKLPLVRGPDGRLHSAQTAERLKRQAAQQAGLQRRLESERKATRDDGQLRTRIAQTARIGAAALVLIVGISAAWSHRASTPEARAAQFIRTCLAADWEDAGEFIEDDAVQRVEFDRWRVRYFSSILDRHRPAGDRVVIRVDRLTDDPTQVLLRVTLRSHFFGERSHQQCWHIRDGRWTFNALGTLADGNSSRGTGGKGEG; encoded by the coding sequence ATGCAAAGCGCGGAAGGAACCGATTCCGCGGCGCCGTCCGAGCCGCTTACGGTGGCGCTGCGCTGTCCCGACTGCAACGCCCCAGGCGTGGTCGAGTGGCGCAAGCTTCAGCACGGGCTGAAATGCCACGGCTGTGGGTGTGAGTTCATGATCGCCAAAGGGGGAGACGTGATCTCCCTCCGCGAGCAGCCGCAGACTCGGTACACCTGCCCCAGGTGCTGCCGGTCGGGCTCGATCGCGGCGATCCTAGCGGTCAACAAACCCTGCTGCCCGTCCTGTAAGCTGCCGCTCGTGCGGGGGCCCGACGGGCGCCTGCACAGCGCCCAAACCGCCGAACGGCTCAAGCGTCAAGCCGCCCAGCAGGCCGGGTTACAGCGACGTTTGGAATCGGAACGGAAAGCGACTCGGGACGACGGCCAACTGCGAACGCGCATTGCACAGACCGCGCGCATCGGCGCGGCAGCTCTCGTGCTGATCGTGGGCATTTCGGCGGCCTGGAGCCATCGAGCCAGCACACCCGAGGCTCGTGCGGCACAGTTCATACGCACGTGCCTAGCAGCAGACTGGGAAGACGCCGGTGAGTTCATCGAGGACGACGCGGTGCAGCGTGTGGAGTTCGATCGCTGGCGGGTGCGCTACTTCTCTTCCATCTTGGATCGGCACCGGCCCGCTGGCGACCGCGTCGTCATCCGCGTCGACCGGCTTACCGACGATCCGACGCAGGTCCTGCTGCGCGTCACCCTACGGTCTCACTTCTTCGGAGAACGGTCCCACCAACAGTGTTGGCACATCCGCGACGGGAGGTGGACATTCAACGCGTTGGGCACGTTGGCCGACGGGAATTCCTCACGCGGCACTGGCGGGAAGGGAGAAGGCTGA
- a CDS encoding sensor histidine kinase encodes MVPLLAVALASLTAIALINARAATLATKSRIERQLQDVVRVLAGSSFPLTDSVLAQMGGLAEAQFVLTDASGRRLASSLAVGPDVFDAGNHAARRINQVKLGDSIELDGLGYYHSAVAIKGRTPFPGPTVLHILFPHDDYNAAWRTVFLPPLLVGLATALSVAIVTHLVTTRISRALGRLGREVQTLAGGDFSKIPTPRLNDETRDLTIAVNHTATRLADFEAEVRQTEQMRTLAMLGAGLAHEMRNAATGCRLAVDLHAEGCRSEQGVESLSVARRQLDLMEHRLNRFLKIGRQPAEEARRDVNLADLVAEMTSLVAPAARHAGVRLRQRRLGDPAVVSADAELLGQAVMNLLLNALDAASGRPSDSDRAGVVRVLTWGDRRQSRIVVTDSGPGPQPGVGDRVFAPFVTDKPEGVGLGLSVARRIVESYGGQIEWIRRGRRTRFLILLPVAGPPTPEPGTARG; translated from the coding sequence ATGGTTCCACTCTTGGCGGTGGCGCTGGCCAGCCTAACGGCGATCGCGTTGATCAATGCGCGTGCCGCAACCCTCGCAACGAAGTCACGCATCGAACGTCAGTTGCAGGACGTAGTGCGGGTTCTCGCGGGGAGTTCCTTTCCGCTCACCGACTCGGTGCTGGCGCAGATGGGCGGCCTTGCCGAGGCCCAGTTTGTGCTTACCGATGCGTCGGGCCGCCGTCTCGCTTCGAGTTTGGCCGTTGGGCCTGATGTTTTTGACGCCGGCAACCACGCCGCGCGCCGAATCAACCAAGTGAAGCTGGGCGACTCGATCGAGCTAGACGGGCTTGGCTACTACCATTCCGCGGTAGCGATCAAGGGCCGTACCCCGTTCCCCGGGCCAACGGTCCTGCATATCCTCTTCCCGCACGACGACTACAACGCCGCGTGGCGGACGGTGTTTCTTCCACCGCTGCTGGTTGGCCTGGCGACAGCCCTGAGCGTAGCGATTGTGACGCACTTGGTGACGACACGGATCAGCCGTGCGTTGGGCAGGCTCGGGCGCGAAGTGCAGACGCTTGCGGGAGGCGACTTCTCAAAGATCCCGACGCCCCGCCTGAACGACGAGACCCGCGATCTCACGATCGCTGTCAATCACACCGCGACGCGCCTTGCCGACTTCGAAGCCGAGGTCCGCCAGACCGAGCAGATGCGGACGCTCGCCATGCTTGGCGCCGGGCTGGCGCACGAGATGCGAAACGCCGCTACGGGCTGCCGGTTGGCGGTAGACCTGCACGCCGAAGGCTGCCGATCCGAACAGGGCGTTGAGAGCCTGTCGGTCGCCCGCCGGCAGCTCGACTTGATGGAGCATCGGCTCAATCGCTTCTTGAAGATCGGCCGGCAACCGGCCGAGGAGGCCCGCCGAGACGTCAATCTGGCCGACCTGGTTGCGGAGATGACGTCGCTGGTGGCGCCGGCGGCGCGGCACGCCGGGGTGCGCTTGCGGCAGCGGCGGCTGGGCGACCCCGCGGTCGTTAGCGCGGACGCCGAGTTGCTCGGCCAGGCCGTGATGAACCTGTTGCTCAACGCGCTCGACGCGGCGTCGGGGCGCCCGTCGGACTCTGACCGGGCGGGCGTCGTGAGGGTGTTGACCTGGGGCGACCGTCGACAGTCCCGCATTGTCGTGACCGATTCGGGGCCGGGCCCTCAACCCGGAGTCGGAGACCGTGTCTTCGCCCCTTTTGTGACGGACAAGCCCGAAGGGGTTGGCCTAGGGCTTTCCGTCGCGCGCCGGATTGTCGAGTCGTACGGGGGTCAGATCGAATGGATCCGGCGGGGACGCCGCACGCGGTTCTTGATACTCTTGCCGGTCGCCGGGCCGCCCACTCCTGAACCAGGAACCGCACGTGGCTAA
- a CDS encoding helix-turn-helix domain-containing protein, translated as MGGDAFTLSEEAVAEMRGRAWHGNVRELRNAIERAQVVARAGVILPEHLPAPQSPLLTQAWASKEAGTLNLADATAQRAKELLNDPRSAGSVYQQLLREIEGPLLSSAMQHFDEECAPAARALGLHRTTLKKKLEEHELSQRRSGSP; from the coding sequence ATGGGGGGGGACGCATTCACCTTGTCGGAGGAAGCGGTCGCAGAGATGCGCGGACGCGCCTGGCACGGAAACGTCCGAGAGTTGCGGAACGCGATCGAGCGCGCCCAGGTCGTCGCCAGGGCGGGCGTGATCTTGCCCGAACACCTGCCCGCGCCGCAGTCGCCATTGCTCACCCAGGCTTGGGCGTCCAAGGAGGCCGGGACGCTGAACTTGGCGGACGCCACAGCGCAGCGAGCCAAAGAACTCTTGAACGATCCGCGGTCCGCAGGCTCGGTCTACCAGCAGTTGCTGAGAGAGATCGAGGGCCCGCTGCTGTCGAGCGCCATGCAGCACTTCGACGAAGAGTGCGCTCCCGCCGCCCGAGCGCTGGGTCTGCATCGAACGACGCTGAAGAAGAAGCTTGAGGAGCATGAGCTATCGCAGCGCCGGTCGGGCAGCCCATGA
- a CDS encoding sigma-54-dependent transcriptional regulator, producing the protein MANILVVDDEQSICWGLEKLGQSLGHEVRVAPSAERGLALAAESPPDLLALDVRLPGMDGLTAMGRFREIIGDVPIIVMTAFGDLQTAVRAVGSGAQEYVLKPFDLHEIRSAFERALRVAPLAAARPEPGLDESEPTDGMVGRSPVMHAMFKRIALAAASRANVLLSGESGVGKELAAQAIHRHSPRRDGPFVAVNVAALNPTLAESELFGHVDGAFTGASRTRQGLLARADGGTLFLDEVADIPLDLQVKLLRAIELGEATPVGSDRPVKADFRVVSATHQDLAGCVRAGAFRHDLYFRICAFEICLPALRDRIDDIPLLA; encoded by the coding sequence GTGGCTAACATCCTTGTTGTTGACGACGAACAGTCGATCTGCTGGGGCTTAGAGAAGCTCGGCCAGAGCCTGGGGCACGAAGTGCGTGTGGCGCCGTCTGCCGAACGCGGCCTTGCGCTCGCGGCCGAATCGCCCCCCGACCTGCTGGCGCTCGACGTGCGGCTGCCGGGGATGGACGGGCTCACAGCCATGGGGCGTTTCCGCGAGATTATCGGCGACGTGCCGATCATTGTGATGACGGCGTTCGGCGACCTTCAGACCGCGGTGCGGGCGGTGGGCAGCGGCGCCCAAGAGTACGTGCTCAAGCCGTTCGACCTGCACGAGATCCGGTCCGCCTTCGAGCGGGCGCTGCGGGTGGCGCCCCTAGCCGCCGCACGCCCCGAGCCCGGCCTAGACGAGTCTGAACCGACCGACGGCATGGTCGGGCGTTCGCCGGTGATGCACGCCATGTTCAAGCGGATCGCCCTGGCGGCCGCGTCCCGCGCCAACGTGCTGCTCTCGGGCGAGAGCGGGGTCGGCAAGGAGTTGGCCGCCCAGGCGATCCATCGGCACAGCCCCCGCCGCGACGGGCCGTTTGTCGCGGTGAACGTGGCCGCCCTCAACCCCACTCTGGCCGAGTCGGAGCTGTTCGGACACGTCGACGGCGCGTTCACCGGGGCGAGCCGCACGCGCCAAGGGCTGCTGGCCCGAGCCGACGGCGGCACCTTGTTCCTCGACGAGGTCGCCGACATCCCGTTGGACTTGCAGGTGAAGCTGCTGCGGGCGATCGAGTTGGGCGAGGCGACGCCGGTCGGTTCCGACCGGCCAGTGAAGGCCGATTTCCGTGTCGTCTCCGCAACGCACCAGGACCTAGCGGGGTGTGTCCGTGCCGGCGCGTTCCGCCACGACCTCTATTTTCGCATCTGCGCTTTTGAGATCTGCCTACCAGCGCTCCGAGATCGCATCGACGACATCCCGCTTCTCGCCTAG
- a CDS encoding response regulator produces MKTSDLLDRTDAALATCALLLNAAAAASLLLAVVGACAVVRHDGTWVMVGIAIAVGTAILAAAQRVGAARRQHALALHESAQARLRVEASQAVHDAHWADTQHELRSLAILIQNAAEIGGEPVFGDAAASMLRALDDFAAKAPCPQRAPFDVRRLIERVVCLVGPSARAAGLRFEWRIDPATPTIVVGDEAWIRQTLLGLLSNALKYTQHGAITLGCELAATDSRVALLCFEVADTGPGIPVEDRARVFERGFRSRADLPGAGLGLAIARSLVDRMEGRITLESRVGAGSRFTVELPLAIALGPAPADAEPLSKPWIGARVLVVEDDEVNRTACHAALLRLGCEASLADSGEAGLRALAESSYDAVLLDIQMPRMDGYETARRLRLREQETGAAPTPIVAFTAHATQLDRQRCLSAGMNGFVVKPVRPILLARELSRVLDVGRSQACEPSGPGYDLDLVDCFLKHAPNETASLSQAIAKQQPEEVRRLAHLLQGQAANFGHAGCRHALGRLEDAATAKHVSWPTLQQLAAESITAVDQLRSALVGSAT; encoded by the coding sequence GTGAAGACCAGCGACTTGCTCGACCGCACCGACGCCGCTCTAGCAACCTGCGCGCTTCTGCTCAACGCAGCCGCGGCCGCGAGCTTGCTTCTCGCGGTTGTGGGGGCCTGCGCCGTGGTCCGCCACGATGGAACATGGGTGATGGTGGGGATAGCGATTGCGGTCGGCACGGCGATCCTTGCCGCGGCCCAGCGGGTCGGCGCCGCCCGCCGACAGCACGCCCTCGCGCTTCACGAGAGCGCCCAGGCCCGCCTACGCGTCGAAGCGTCTCAGGCCGTCCACGACGCCCACTGGGCCGACACCCAGCACGAACTCCGAAGCCTCGCCATCCTCATCCAGAACGCCGCCGAGATCGGCGGGGAGCCGGTGTTCGGCGACGCCGCCGCCTCGATGCTGCGGGCGCTCGACGACTTCGCGGCCAAGGCCCCCTGCCCGCAAAGGGCGCCGTTTGACGTGCGCCGGCTGATTGAGCGTGTCGTCTGCCTTGTGGGGCCGTCCGCGCGGGCCGCGGGGCTGCGGTTCGAATGGCGGATCGACCCCGCAACGCCGACGATCGTCGTCGGCGACGAAGCCTGGATCCGCCAAACGCTGCTCGGCCTGTTGAGCAACGCGCTGAAGTACACCCAACACGGCGCCATTACCCTCGGCTGCGAGCTGGCCGCAACCGACTCCCGGGTCGCGCTGCTGTGCTTCGAGGTCGCGGATACGGGCCCCGGGATCCCTGTGGAGGATCGGGCGCGTGTGTTCGAACGCGGCTTTCGGAGCCGGGCCGATCTGCCGGGCGCCGGGCTCGGGTTGGCCATCGCCAGGTCGCTGGTCGACCGCATGGAGGGCCGCATCACGCTTGAAAGCCGCGTCGGCGCCGGCAGCCGGTTCACGGTCGAACTGCCGCTAGCAATCGCCCTCGGACCGGCGCCGGCCGACGCCGAGCCGCTCTCGAAGCCATGGATCGGGGCCCGCGTGTTGGTAGTCGAGGACGACGAGGTGAACCGGACGGCGTGCCACGCCGCACTGCTTCGGCTCGGTTGCGAAGCGTCGCTGGCCGATTCTGGGGAGGCCGGCCTGCGGGCGCTTGCCGAATCCAGTTACGACGCCGTACTGCTCGACATCCAGATGCCCCGCATGGACGGCTACGAAACGGCCCGGCGGTTGCGGTTGCGAGAACAGGAGACGGGCGCCGCTCCGACGCCGATTGTCGCCTTCACGGCTCACGCGACCCAGCTCGACCGCCAGCGCTGCTTGTCCGCAGGCATGAACGGCTTTGTCGTCAAGCCGGTGCGACCGATCTTGCTTGCTCGCGAACTGTCCCGCGTGCTAGACGTCGGGCGGTCGCAAGCGTGCGAACCGTCGGGCCCGGGCTACGACCTTGATCTCGTCGATTGCTTCCTCAAGCATGCGCCCAACGAGACGGCGTCGCTGTCGCAAGCGATCGCAAAACAGCAACCCGAGGAGGTCCGCCGCTTAGCGCACCTGCTCCAAGGCCAAGCAGCCAACTTCGGCCACGCGGGGTGCCGGCACGCGCTCGGTCGGCTCGAAGACGCCGCGACGGCCAAGCACGTCAGTTGGCCAACGCTGCAGCAGTTGGCGGCCGAATCGATCACCGCCGTCGACCAGTTGCGGTCGGCCTTGGTCGGGAGCGCGACCTGA
- a CDS encoding YjhG/YagF family D-xylonate dehydratase, translating to MNDWFPADASLLDVQTSAVGPSGLLPLTDAFLRDRPSGDLFGWTQDAAMGCNPDELGRPEYLILSTQGGLRAPDGAPIALGYHTGHWEVGLLVEAAAHEFRALGATPFAGACTDPCDGRSQGTRGMFDSLAYRNDAAIVLRRLIRSLPTRSGVLGVATCDKGHPAMMMAVAGVRDLPAVIVPGGVTLPASSGEDAGKVQSLGARYAHGLVTLREAAELGCRACATPGGGCQFLGTAATSQVVGEALGLSLPHSALAPSGQPIWLDLARRSAQAVAEQRRRGLAVSDIVTDAAIRNAMTVHAAFGGSTNLLLHLPAVAHAAGLARPTVADWAEVNRVTPRLVSVLPNGPVDHPTVRVFLAGGVPEVMLHLQELGLIDVDALTALGEPLGAALDAWRGSPRRKRLRSLLQERDGVDADDVIMPPDRAAAAGLTGAMAFLTGNLAPDGAVVKATSIDPSLLECGSFRHTGPAKVFTDEKSAMRAIKGQGDQPIEPGDVIVLAGCGPMGTGMEETYQLTSAMKHLPWGKSVSLVTDARFSGVSTGVCIGHVGPEALAGGPLGKVRDGDLIEIAIDPPRAAGSVDLVGSQDQVKDRAWGDAELASRPLRADLIEAEGLPDDTRLWALLQSLSGGTWGGCVYDFEAIRKTVARKSDA from the coding sequence ATGAACGACTGGTTCCCTGCCGACGCGTCGCTGCTGGACGTGCAGACAAGCGCCGTCGGACCAAGCGGCTTGCTGCCGCTGACCGACGCCTTCCTCCGTGATCGGCCCAGCGGCGACCTGTTCGGTTGGACGCAAGACGCCGCGATGGGCTGCAACCCAGACGAACTGGGCAGGCCGGAGTATCTGATCCTCAGCACGCAGGGAGGGCTGCGCGCCCCCGACGGCGCCCCGATCGCCCTCGGCTACCACACGGGGCACTGGGAGGTCGGCCTGCTGGTCGAGGCGGCTGCGCACGAATTCCGCGCGCTCGGGGCGACCCCCTTCGCCGGCGCCTGCACCGACCCCTGCGACGGGCGTTCGCAAGGCACGCGTGGCATGTTCGACAGCCTGGCGTACCGCAACGACGCCGCGATCGTGCTGCGCCGCCTGATCCGCTCGCTCCCGACGCGCAGCGGGGTGCTCGGCGTGGCCACGTGCGACAAGGGGCACCCGGCGATGATGATGGCCGTCGCGGGCGTTCGTGACTTGCCCGCGGTGATCGTCCCCGGAGGCGTGACGCTGCCGGCCAGCAGCGGCGAGGACGCCGGCAAGGTGCAGAGCCTCGGCGCCCGCTACGCCCACGGGTTGGTTACGCTGCGAGAGGCCGCCGAACTCGGGTGCCGCGCCTGCGCCACGCCCGGGGGCGGGTGCCAGTTCCTGGGGACGGCCGCCACGTCGCAGGTCGTCGGGGAGGCGCTCGGGCTTTCCCTGCCCCACTCCGCCCTGGCGCCGAGCGGCCAGCCGATCTGGCTCGACCTTGCGAGGCGTTCGGCGCAGGCCGTCGCCGAGCAGCGGCGACGCGGCCTTGCGGTGAGCGACATTGTCACCGACGCCGCGATCCGCAACGCCATGACCGTCCACGCCGCGTTCGGCGGCTCGACGAACCTGCTGCTCCACCTCCCGGCGGTGGCCCACGCGGCCGGCCTGGCGCGGCCTACCGTGGCCGACTGGGCCGAAGTGAACCGCGTCACGCCGCGCCTGGTAAGCGTGCTTCCCAACGGCCCCGTCGATCATCCTACCGTCAGGGTGTTCTTGGCCGGCGGCGTACCGGAGGTGATGCTCCACCTCCAGGAGCTTGGTCTGATCGACGTCGACGCGCTCACTGCGCTGGGCGAGCCGCTCGGCGCCGCGCTCGACGCGTGGCGCGGTTCGCCGCGTCGCAAACGGCTGCGGTCGTTGCTGCAAGAGCGCGACGGCGTCGACGCCGACGACGTGATCATGCCGCCAGACCGAGCCGCCGCGGCCGGGCTCACCGGCGCCATGGCGTTTCTTACCGGCAACCTCGCGCCCGACGGCGCGGTGGTCAAAGCGACCTCGATCGATCCATCGCTTCTGGAGTGCGGCAGCTTCCGGCACACCGGCCCAGCGAAGGTGTTCACCGATGAGAAATCGGCGATGCGGGCCATCAAGGGGCAGGGCGACCAACCGATCGAGCCGGGCGACGTGATTGTGCTAGCCGGATGTGGCCCGATGGGCACCGGCATGGAGGAAACGTACCAACTCACGTCCGCGATGAAGCACTTGCCGTGGGGTAAGAGCGTTTCGCTCGTGACCGACGCCCGCTTCTCGGGGGTCTCGACAGGCGTCTGCATCGGCCACGTCGGCCCCGAGGCCCTCGCGGGCGGACCGTTGGGCAAGGTCCGCGACGGCGACTTGATCGAGATCGCGATCGACCCGCCGCGGGCCGCGGGATCGGTTGACCTCGTGGGGTCTCAAGACCAGGTAAAGGACCGAGCGTGGGGCGATGCCGAACTGGCCTCCCGCCCGCTGCGCGCCGACCTGATTGAAGCGGAAGGCCTGCCCGACGACACGCGTCTGTGGGCGCTGCTGCAATCGCTTAGCGGCGGGACCTGGGGGGGCTGCGTCTACGACTTCGAGGCGATACGCAAGACCGTTGCGAGAAAAAGCGACGCGTAA
- a CDS encoding DUF1559 family PulG-like putative transporter codes for MENRSGRTPRGAFTLVELLVVVAIIGILVALLLPAIQSAREAAKRAACQNNLRQLGLALLNYESAEAHLPFGKRVEPDGAARSWVPDVLPYLDQQAMVSDANYDLNQDWWRIQSVYVEDPANPGAFIPDPSGGPVPNGITVQKFLDIMVCPSTTIQERTQFKDDGPVGHKIGACGDYFAPEGVHSRILNELPNTAPLGAPFPEFPPGVTANSNTVLAGVLLPFGAGALPAWTTTIDGDPRLQLIKKRVSFPSLSGIADGTSNTIMLGECAGREDVWRGRKLTPANATRGDVSCARARGGAWATNDNTYAIGQRIQWCNSSLTGVSAVPGTMKINNSNEWGHLYYSFHPAGSQFAFADGSVHFVSEKVALWVLASLTTRSGGEALSGGDF; via the coding sequence ATGGAGAATCGTAGCGGACGGACGCCACGCGGCGCCTTTACCTTGGTCGAGTTGCTCGTGGTTGTCGCCATCATCGGCATCCTGGTGGCGTTGCTCCTGCCGGCCATCCAGTCCGCTCGCGAGGCCGCGAAGCGGGCCGCGTGCCAGAACAACCTCAGGCAGCTCGGCCTGGCGCTGTTGAACTACGAATCGGCCGAGGCCCACCTGCCGTTCGGAAAACGCGTGGAACCTGACGGCGCTGCGAGATCGTGGGTCCCCGACGTGCTCCCGTATCTCGACCAACAGGCGATGGTAAGCGACGCCAACTACGACCTCAACCAAGACTGGTGGCGGATCCAAAGTGTGTACGTCGAGGACCCCGCCAACCCCGGGGCGTTCATCCCCGACCCCAGCGGCGGGCCCGTCCCGAACGGCATCACGGTGCAGAAGTTTCTCGACATCATGGTCTGCCCCTCGACCACCATCCAGGAACGCACGCAGTTCAAGGACGACGGCCCGGTCGGACACAAGATCGGCGCCTGCGGCGACTACTTCGCCCCAGAGGGGGTCCATAGCCGCATCCTCAACGAGCTCCCCAACACGGCGCCGCTGGGCGCGCCCTTCCCGGAGTTCCCGCCGGGCGTCACGGCCAACAGCAACACCGTGCTGGCGGGCGTGCTGCTTCCGTTCGGCGCCGGCGCGCTGCCGGCGTGGACGACCACCATCGACGGCGATCCGCGCCTCCAGCTCATCAAGAAACGCGTCAGCTTCCCCAGCCTTTCGGGGATCGCCGACGGCACGTCGAACACCATCATGCTGGGCGAGTGCGCCGGGCGTGAAGACGTGTGGCGGGGCCGCAAGCTGACCCCCGCAAACGCCACCCGCGGCGACGTCAGCTGCGCCCGCGCCCGCGGCGGCGCGTGGGCCACCAACGACAACACCTACGCCATCGGCCAACGCATCCAGTGGTGCAACAGCAGCCTCACGGGCGTCAGCGCCGTTCCCGGCACGATGAAGATCAACAACTCCAACGAGTGGGGCCACCTCTACTACAGCTTCCACCCGGCCGGATCGCAGTTTGCGTTTGCCGACGGGTCGGTCCACTTCGTCTCAGAGAAGGTGGCCCTGTGGGTGCTGGCGTCGCTGACAACCCGCTCGGGGGGCGAGGCCCTCAGCGGGGGCGACTTCTAA
- a CDS encoding fumarylacetoacetate hydrolase family protein, with protein MHLAWEASTDMLLYQTKSGPLLRSGDDLYSLNEDWETLVNDPRLPETLRRATGSSNRLSGSTHSISSPLAPIGDSQEVWAAGVTYFRSRTARMEESQEAGGGDVYDRVYAAPRPEIFFKATPHRVVGPGQPMTLRADSKWIVPEPELVLVIARDGTIVGYTVGNDLSCRDLEGENPLYLPQAKTFDRCAALGPAVLVPEEGPIDPASKVRLVIRRGGATAFEGETTLSQMKRSHEELVGFLFRHNAHPHGVLLMTGTGVVPPNDFCLARGDVVEISIDGIGTISNPME; from the coding sequence ATGCACCTCGCTTGGGAGGCGTCCACAGACATGCTGCTCTACCAAACCAAGTCCGGTCCGCTGCTCCGATCGGGCGACGACCTGTACTCGCTGAACGAGGACTGGGAAACGCTCGTCAACGACCCTCGTTTGCCCGAGACGCTCAGGCGGGCAACCGGTTCGTCGAACCGCTTGAGCGGTTCGACGCACTCCATCTCCAGTCCGCTTGCTCCCATCGGCGATAGTCAAGAGGTATGGGCGGCCGGGGTCACCTACTTCCGCAGCCGCACGGCGCGGATGGAAGAGTCACAGGAGGCCGGCGGCGGCGACGTCTACGACCGCGTATACGCCGCCCCGAGGCCTGAGATCTTTTTCAAGGCCACCCCCCACCGTGTCGTGGGCCCCGGCCAACCCATGACCCTGCGCGCCGACTCCAAGTGGATCGTGCCCGAGCCCGAGCTGGTGCTCGTGATCGCTCGCGACGGCACGATCGTCGGCTACACGGTGGGCAACGATCTGTCGTGCCGCGACCTGGAGGGGGAGAACCCGCTTTACTTGCCGCAAGCGAAGACGTTCGATCGCTGCGCGGCGCTCGGCCCCGCGGTGCTCGTGCCGGAGGAGGGTCCGATCGATCCAGCATCGAAGGTGCGATTGGTCATCCGCCGCGGCGGCGCTACCGCGTTCGAAGGGGAGACCACCTTGTCTCAGATGAAACGCAGCCACGAAGAACTGGTCGGCTTCTTGTTCCGCCACAACGCGCACCCCCACGGGGTGCTGCTGATGACCGGGACAGGGGTCGTACCGCCCAATGATTTCTGTCTCGCCCGGGGCGACGTCGTAGAGATCTCGATCGACGGGATCGGAACGATCAGCAACCCGATGGAGTAG